The sequence GGCTTCAGGCGCACGCCGCTCAGGATGCTCCAGAAGGATCGCCAGCCTTTGGTGGGGCGTAGGGGGGGGCAAGAGCCTGAGCCGCCGAGCGATCTTCTTCAGCGGCCCAGCAAGACGGCGTGGGAGCGAGACAGCTGGAGTGGCCATGGATCCCGCCGATGGAATGGATGTTTTCAAAGCTACACAGCCGCCAAACATGTGTGGGCCGCCGATGTGGTGACCTGTCTGCTGTCGTGGGACCGACATCAGCAGCCTCAGGGCAGGGATGCCAGGAGTTAGCGAAGGTTCGTCGGTCCAGACCGAGCTGCTTGAGAGAAGCCTCGGGTATTCCATGGAGTGATGAAATTTTCGCTAGGCACTGATTGCGCCACCTCTTCAGCTTGTGCTGGTTATCTGTGGCCCAGCGTCTTGAAGTGCTTTTTTGAGCTTGCTATTCTCCGCTGACCGCTGTGCCATCTTGTTCAACACAAGCAAGCTCAGGATGCCATAGGATTCGGTTGAGATGTTTTCCACAAGATACGCAACGTCCATGAGCCCTCCACTGAGGTCACTAGGTGGGATTTCGGGGACAGTTGGGGGCGATTCAAGGGCTTCCTTCAAATGCTCATAGTTTACGCGTTGATAGCTCAACCCAAACTCTGTTTTGAGTTGAAGTAGCTCCTCGGCGTGGCAGCCCTCAATGTAGTTTCGCCATTCCTCTCGCAGGCGAGGGGGCTCGAATCGTTCCATCCCACTGAACTCTTGTAGCGTCAGGATCAGTTGACGGGTATCCGGGGTGAAGGTGTTGGCCTTATCCCGATGAAACATTCGACGGTAGTTCAGCAAAAGAGCCATGCCTTCAGCCGTCATGGAGAGATTTCGGTTGCCCTTGGTGGATGCCGCGGTGTTTGCATGGGCAGCGTCTGTATTGGGGTTGCGAATGGATTGCAGGAAATCGTCCACCACAGACCCCTCTGCCAAGGTGCTCCGTTCATAGGCGCGGAACAGGGTGCATCCAGGAAAGACCGAATCCCATGTCCGCAGCACGTGGGAAAACGTCTGCTGCCAGCCTATGGGCGATGGCAATTCATGATGGGCTTTGATGGATTGCTGGGCACTGGAAAGGAACAGGGACCCCGGATCTCTAACATAGGCAAGAATCAGAAACTCTGTGAAGGCTTGGGATTCCAGGAATAGCCGTAAGTCACGCACGCTTTCGAGATCGAGGCGTGTGAGATATTCATCACTGAAAATCAGGGTGCGACAAGAGTCGTGACTGGCGATTTCTTGTTTCAGGAGCTGCCGTTGGAGCTCGCGATGCTGAGCATAGGCATCATCTGATTTGAAGCGCATGCGGTCCACGCGACTGATGCTGCCCTGATGAAAAGCGAAATAAAGGCTGCGGTGATTGAGGCCGGTCTTGGCGCCTGTCATCCCCAGGCTCAGGATCCCGCCAGATTGCCACTGCTCGTAGTGGGCTTTCAGAAACGTCTGGATGGCAGACGATCCGGCTTTTGGGGCCCCAATATGGATAATGGCCCTACGTTCCTGTTGTTTACTCACGGAATCAATGTTTGTAGTTCTGCGTGCCATAATGGCAACTTTACTGTACTATGCTGAAGTCTGTGGTGGTCGTTTCTGATTCATCCTGGCGACCAGTCTTTACCATCGTCTTGGCTTTGGTAATGCAGTCTCTGCTTTGTATTGCTGAGCTTCCTAGGGCTTGGCTCTTCTGTGTTGGGCTGCGCATGCCTGTGCATCGTCTGAATCCAGCTCACGGCTTGGCAAGAGTTAGGCATACTAGCGCCTGTACAGTACTAGTCTCCCAGCTGTTCGTGCCACTACGATGACAATCTTTGTGCTGCGTCCTTCACGGCAGGGCCAGAAGGTCACGCGTCGCATTCTGAAGGGTTTTGGGTTGGCCGTCAGCGAGGCCTCCCCGGAGGTAGAGGGGGCGGCGGGTTACGACACGTTCATGGGTGTAGGGCTGGCTGGGCAGTATCAAGATCTCGCACAACGTTACCCCTCCAGTCGTTTCATTCTTCTCCGCAGCCGTGGCAGCGATGGGCAGAGCCCTACCGCCACCCAGGGCATCACTGCTTTTTGCGAGGAGGTTGAGTGTTTTTTTGCGGCCCAGCCTGGAAGGCTGCTTGCTGTTGCGCTGCCGAGCCCTGAGGCGAAGGCAGCATTGAAACAGTTTCTGGGGCTGCCGGACCCTGATCCGGTGGTTGTGCTCTCCCAGAGCCGGGCCGCAAGGCGTCTGAGGCAACAGCGCCGCCGCCGCTCCAGATCCAAGCTCTTCTGTATAGGTTTTCATAAAACTGGCACAACCAGCCTGGAGCGAGCCCTTGAATATCTGGGCTACCGAGTGATTGGTCGAAGACGGCTCAAGGGGCTTCACAGCCACCACGAACTTCTGGAGGCGTGCTGTAATCTTGTGCCTCGCTATAATGCCTTCCAGGATAATCCGTGGCCACTGTTCTACCGAGAATTGGATGCCAGATTTCCAGGTAGTAAATTCATTCTCACTGTGCGTCCCCCCGAGGCCTGGTTGCAAAGCCAGGTGAAGCACTTTGGTTCAAAAGTGTCAACTATGCGACAATGGATCTATGGAAAGGGATGTTCCAAGGGGAATGAGGGCGTCTATCTTAAGCGCTACAATGAGCACAATGCTGAGGTGATTGACTATTTTCGAGATCGCCCAAGGGACTTGCTTGTGCTTGATCTTACGGCCGGGGCTGGCTGGCCCGAACTCTGCAACTTTCTAGGCTATCCAATACCCTCTGTGCCGTTTCCCCGTTCCAATACAGCCGCCGATCGTAAGGAGCGCGACAGCCTCAAAGACGCGTGGATTGTCCCTGGGAAAACTCCCTAGCAACCTCTTGGATTCCTAAGGATAGTGCCACCTTGGCCTTCCAACCAAGGCTTTGAAGCCGAGTCACATCCAGTCGTTTCCGTGGGGTGCCATCTGGCTTGGTCTTGTCCCACTCAATGTCCCCTTGAAAGCCCACGGCATCAGCCACCATTTGGGCCAATTCCTTGATCGGAAGATCTTGACCTGTGCCTACGTTCAGGAAGTTGAGATGTTGTCCGTCTTGCTGCTGAGGGGCATTTTCAGCTGAAGGATCCCAACGCTGAAGGCAGTACACGCAGGCATCCGCAAGATCGTCCACATGCAAAAATTCCCGGCGTGGTTGGCCTGTGCCC is a genomic window of Cyanobium sp. NS01 containing:
- a CDS encoding sulfotransferase family protein, whose amino-acid sequence is MTIFVLRPSRQGQKVTRRILKGFGLAVSEASPEVEGAAGYDTFMGVGLAGQYQDLAQRYPSSRFILLRSRGSDGQSPTATQGITAFCEEVECFFAAQPGRLLAVALPSPEAKAALKQFLGLPDPDPVVVLSQSRAARRLRQQRRRRSRSKLFCIGFHKTGTTSLERALEYLGYRVIGRRRLKGLHSHHELLEACCNLVPRYNAFQDNPWPLFYRELDARFPGSKFILTVRPPEAWLQSQVKHFGSKVSTMRQWIYGKGCSKGNEGVYLKRYNEHNAEVIDYFRDRPRDLLVLDLTAGAGWPELCNFLGYPIPSVPFPRSNTAADRKERDSLKDAWIVPGKTP